In Desulfosoma sp., the genomic stretch ATGCCCATAGGAATAATGATCGAAGTGCCGGCCGCTGTGGCTGTCGCTGATATTCTGGCTCGAGAAGTGAATTTTTTCAGTATCGGCACCAACGATCTCATTCAGTATGCTTTAGGTATTGATCGCGTTAATCCACATGTGGCTCATCTCTATGATCCATTGCACCCGGCGGTGCTCCGACTGATTCGGCACGTGGTCCACACGGCCCATGAGGCCGGAATCCCCGTGACGGTCTGTGGAGAAATGGCTGGAGAGCCTTTCTATGTTCCCCTGCTCTTGGGCTTGGAATTGGATTGCCTTAGTATGAACCCTCAGGCCATTCCTCGAGTCAAGAATCTGGTTCGCCGTTCCACTCTTGAAGAATGCCGACGTTTTGTGAAAAAGGCCTTGACCTTGACCACAGCCGCCCATATTCGAGATCTTTTGCAGGAAATGGTTCTGAGAGTCTTTCCAGAGGAGTTTAAGTTCTTTGACCCGCAGGCGGTTAAACCCAATTCTCGTGCTGCCTGAAAGGATGTCCATAAGGTTCTGCCATGAAGAAGCCATCTAGTGCTCCAAACGGCATCAAGATCGTCTGCCAAAATAAAAAGGCTTTTCACGACTATGAAATTATCGAAACCGTGGAGGCCGGAATGGTCCTTACGGGCACCGAAGTGAAATCGCTTCGAGAAGGACGAGCTAACCTTAAGGATAGCTACGCTAGGATCAAAAAGGGCGAAATCTGGATCCATGATTTTCATATCAGCCCCTACCCTCATGCCTCCTACAACAACCACGAACCTGAAAGAACGCGAAAACTGCTTTTGCATCGGCGGGAAATTCGTCGCCTTGCCGGAAAGACTCAGGAAAAGGGCCTGACACTTGTGCCTTTGAAAGTCTATTTCTCAAAGGGCAAGGCTAAAGTGGAAATAGCCCTGGCCCGCGGCAAGAAAGACTACGACAAGAGAGAGCGCATCAAGGAAAAAGAAGAGGCTCGAGAGATGGACCGGCTGCGTAAGAAGTACAACATCGCGTCCTGAGTCGTCGTCCAGGGCCTTGGAGCCTCGAAAAACAATGAGAGGACATCATAGCCTCAAAGAATGATTCTGGACTTTTTCTTGACAGGGTCGGGCTCTATTTCTTAATATGCCGTCGCTTCGCCGGAGTGGTGAAACAGGTAGACGCGCTGGACTCAAAATCCAGTGGGCCCCGCGCCCGTGAGAGTTCGAGTCTCTCCTCCGGCACCAGAAGAACCTAAGGGGCTGCCGGTTATTCCGCAGCCCTTTTCTTTTCTGTCGATTTCACCCCAATGAATCCGCTTGTCGGGCCATTGAGCAGGACATGAGCCGCGCTTGTCGCTGGAATCATGATCCTGGGGTTGGAAAGCGAACAGGCTTCACCTTTGCTTTTAAGAAGGTTGAGTATTGGTGCGTGCCGTACCTGTTCCCTGCCTCCACATGGAAAGGCACGCGGAATCCTTGAACCTTCCTACAGTCGAAAAGACGCCCTCCAAAAGGTTGCAGCTTGAATTTCTTCCGGGATTGGCATTCGTCCATCACATGAACGGAACTGTTACGGTCCGACCTTGGGTACACGGAGTCAAATTCACCGCCTGCGACAGGCCCCTGTGGGAGACGGTCACGCGAAGGGTCTTCTGGTCCAGCGTCTTCCAAAGGGTCCCAGGGCCAAGCGGCAAGGCGGTCGGCAGAGCACCGCTTTCGCCATATAACGGCCATAGGTGTCTCATGCATCGTGTGGACCACCCCCCACGCACACACCACAGGTATAAGGCCAAGAACTCAAAAACGCGTCCAACTCGCGCTGTCAGAACCGCACTTAATCAAGGTTCTTGGGTTCGAGCTTGCAAAGGAAACCTGTTGGAGCGGCCGGAATCTATTTAGAACAAGTATCAGCCAATAATTATGGGCGCCATCCCTAGGAGAAGTCAAAGCCGCCACGACTTTGATCCCTAGACAGCTGGTTGCCCGGGCAGTGGAAGTCTACTTTGAGGCTTTGATCATGAAATGGGTTGCGGCAGGTCATGCCGCATTTTATCCTGGCGTGAGGCTGGAAGCTTGTGCGAGAACTTGCAATACCGTAGTCTTAAATAGCATGGCAAGGTCGGGGCTAGGAGGCGCCTCGCCCCGACAAACTGGAAACCTTGCTGTTTTCTGGAAGCGCAAGTCTCTGGCCCGCTAATTTTCAGCCTAAAACGCTTGCCACGCCAGGGAAAAGACTTGTTTTCGGACAGGCTTCCGGGTTTTGGTGATGGGCTGGAAATGGAACGCATCTGAGCCGTCTTTTTTATGAATCCGTTCATCTGACGGATATGACTGTAGCGGACATGAAATCGGATCTTTCGTTCGTCGTGCTACAAGTGATGATCGATCCTCCCAGGCCGAAGGCTATTGAGGCTGTGGCAGGCTGCTCCGGATAAGCCCTCATGAGATCGAACCCTATGTCAAATTTACCCACCCGCGTTTTTCAAAGATTGGCCGATTTCTTGGCATTGCGCTCGGGTACCGTCGGTGTGCTGGGCATGGTCGTCCTGATAGGCATGGGTGAGCGCATGGCCGAGCGCTTCCTGCCTATTTACATCCTGGCTCTGGGCGGAAGTGCTTTGGCCGTTGGCCTGCTTCAGGCCATGGATAACCTTCTTTCGGCTCTTTATTCCTTCCCCGGCGGGTACCTGTCGGACCGTATCGGTGCCAAGCGTTCCTTGTTGATCTTCAATTTGGTGGCTATGGCTGGATTTACCGTGGTGATCCTTAGTCCAACGTGGCAGGCCGTGCTTGTCGGTGCCGTGCTTTTCATTTCTTGGTCGGCCATTTCCATGCCGGCAACCATGAGCCTGATATATACCGTCTTGCCCGGAAATAAACGGACCATGGGCGTGACCATGCATTCTCTTGTTCGACGCATTCCCATGGCTTTGGGGCCGATCCTGGGCGGTATCTTCATCGCCGTCTGGGGGGAGACTGACGGAGTGAGGCTGGCCTTTGTGGCGGCGCTCGTTTTAGCCGCAATAGCTTTGGTCCTGCAGCAGCGGATGATCCCAGACCAAAGGGCTGAGCGTAACGTACCTCATGAAACTTCCAATGTCTCCAAAACAATCGCCGAGAAAAACCCGCTCAAGTTGTATCGACGTATGCCCGGAGACATGAGAGTGCTTCTCCTTTCTGACATACTGATTCGTTTCTGCGAACAGATTCCTTATGCCTTCGTTGTGGTCTGGTGCATGCAAGTTATCAGAGAACCGGTAACGGCGGTCCAGTTCGGCCTTTTGACCTCCATTGAAATGGCTACGGCCGTTCTGGTCTACATCCCCGTGGCCTACATGGCGGACCGAACTGTGAAAAAGCCTTTTGTCACGGTGACCTTTGTTTTTTTTACTCTTTT encodes the following:
- the smpB gene encoding SsrA-binding protein SmpB; its protein translation is MKKPSSAPNGIKIVCQNKKAFHDYEIIETVEAGMVLTGTEVKSLREGRANLKDSYARIKKGEIWIHDFHISPYPHASYNNHEPERTRKLLLHRREIRRLAGKTQEKGLTLVPLKVYFSKGKAKVEIALARGKKDYDKRERIKEKEEAREMDRLRKKYNIAS
- a CDS encoding MFS transporter, yielding MSNLPTRVFQRLADFLALRSGTVGVLGMVVLIGMGERMAERFLPIYILALGGSALAVGLLQAMDNLLSALYSFPGGYLSDRIGAKRSLLIFNLVAMAGFTVVILSPTWQAVLVGAVLFISWSAISMPATMSLIYTVLPGNKRTMGVTMHSLVRRIPMALGPILGGIFIAVWGETDGVRLAFVAALVLAAIALVLQQRMIPDQRAERNVPHETSNVSKTIAEKNPLKLYRRMPGDMRVLLLSDILIRFCEQIPYAFVVVWCMQVIREPVTAVQFGLLTSIEMATAVLVYIPVAYMADRTVKKPFVTVTFVFFTLFPLALMHSQSFLWLIGAFVLRGLKEFGEPTRKSLIMDLAPEDCRAGMFGLYYLIRDVFVSAAALGGAYLWMISPQVNLWTAFGFGVAGTIGFGLFGRDATRKPLAQ